In Virgibacillus sp. NKC19-16, a single genomic region encodes these proteins:
- the menH gene encoding 2-succinyl-6-hydroxy-2,4-cyclohexadiene-1-carboxylate synthase, which translates to MFFSINDASYWYEIHGEPGNPPVVMLHGFTGSMSTWADFIANWKDELRIITIDLPGHGQTKTPSPRTMEACCADLRALFRYLQLEKFHLLGYSMGGRTALSFAIAYPELVQSLILESASPGLDTKQERDQRVEKDEQLAQKIENEGVASFVDFWENIQLFQTQKALPKHVQAEIRQERLAQSAQGLTQSLRHMGTGSQASRWNEMEQFSKPVLLIAGTYDEKFFVINKMMEKRLGASNLEIIENAGHAIHVEQPKIFGKLVGEFIFQNE; encoded by the coding sequence TTGTTTTTTTCAATTAATGATGCTTCCTATTGGTATGAAATCCATGGGGAACCCGGCAATCCACCTGTCGTCATGCTGCACGGGTTTACAGGGAGCATGTCCACTTGGGCTGATTTTATTGCAAACTGGAAAGATGAACTACGAATTATTACCATTGATTTACCTGGTCACGGACAGACAAAAACACCATCGCCCAGAACAATGGAAGCATGTTGCGCTGATTTAAGGGCATTATTTCGGTATTTGCAGCTTGAAAAATTTCATTTGCTTGGTTATTCGATGGGTGGCAGAACAGCTTTATCTTTTGCTATTGCCTACCCGGAACTCGTCCAATCGTTAATTCTAGAAAGTGCATCGCCCGGTTTAGACACAAAGCAAGAACGCGATCAGCGAGTGGAGAAAGACGAACAGCTTGCACAAAAAATAGAAAATGAAGGTGTGGCATCCTTTGTTGATTTCTGGGAAAATATCCAACTGTTTCAAACGCAAAAAGCGTTGCCGAAACACGTGCAAGCGGAAATCCGACAAGAACGATTAGCTCAATCAGCACAAGGGCTCACGCAATCGCTTCGACACATGGGAACAGGGTCTCAAGCCTCCAGGTGGAATGAGATGGAACAATTCAGCAAACCGGTTTTATTAATTGCCGGTACATATGATGAAAAATTTTTTGTGATCAATAAAATGATGGAAAAACGCCTTGGTGCAAGTAATTTGGAGATCATCGAAAATGCGGGACATGCAATTCACGTGGAACAACCTAAAATTTTTGGTAAACTGGTAGGGGAATTTATTTTTCAAAACGAATAA
- a CDS encoding 1,4-dihydroxy-2-naphthoate polyprenyltransferase, giving the protein MQSTDKVNVKQALNEKDGFQVWWRLMRPHTLTASFVPVFVGSMLAFTEGSINIFVFLAMLVASMLIQAATNMFNEYYDFVRGLDTKDSVGIGGTIVRDGIKPKKILNLAFVFFGIAGVLGIYICIASSWWVAVIGLVCMIIGYLYTGGPYPIAYTPFGELFSGFLMGTVIIGISYFIQTQSVTANVIWVSIPVAIFIGCIMLSNNIRDLDGDKENGRKTIAILLGRKNAVNFLAALFITSYALTAIYIITGILPLWSLITFISIIKAIDVIKKFRGKTQPLEMMPAMAATGKTNTFYGFLLGLSLLISAVI; this is encoded by the coding sequence ATGCAATCAACAGATAAAGTAAATGTAAAGCAAGCTTTGAATGAAAAAGATGGATTTCAAGTTTGGTGGCGCCTCATGCGGCCACATACATTAACAGCTTCATTTGTCCCGGTTTTTGTCGGTTCCATGCTTGCTTTTACAGAGGGTTCTATAAATATATTCGTATTTCTTGCGATGTTGGTGGCATCCATGCTTATCCAAGCCGCCACAAATATGTTTAATGAATATTATGACTTTGTTCGCGGCCTGGATACGAAAGACTCTGTCGGTATCGGGGGGACAATTGTACGGGACGGCATCAAACCGAAAAAGATATTAAATTTAGCATTCGTGTTCTTTGGTATTGCGGGTGTACTTGGCATTTATATATGCATCGCATCCAGCTGGTGGGTAGCAGTCATTGGTTTAGTATGTATGATAATCGGTTATTTATATACAGGAGGACCTTATCCAATCGCATACACACCGTTTGGTGAACTTTTTTCCGGATTTCTAATGGGAACCGTCATTATAGGCATTAGTTATTTCATCCAAACACAATCAGTAACTGCAAATGTTATCTGGGTATCCATCCCTGTAGCTATCTTCATTGGATGTATTATGTTATCAAATAACATCCGTGACCTGGATGGTGACAAAGAAAACGGCCGTAAAACAATCGCCATTTTACTTGGTAGGAAAAATGCGGTTAATTTCCTGGCAGCATTATTTATCACGTCTTATGCTCTAACAGCAATTTACATTATAACAGGAATACTGCCATTATGGTCGCTTATCACATTTATCAGTATTATAAAAGCAATAGACGTAATTAAAAAATTCCGCGGCAAAACACAGCCACTCGAAATGATGCCTGCGATGGCCGCCACAGGAAAAACAAATACATTCTATGGATTTTTACTTGGTCTATCCTTATTAATTAGTGCGGTTATTTAA
- a CDS encoding NAD(P)/FAD-dependent oxidoreductase: protein MSNQLELYDVTIIGGGPVGLFTAFYSGMREMKTKIIEYLPFLGGKVPYFYPEKVIRDIGGIPQLSGEQLTENLIEQAKTFDPTIVLGEQVTEMEKLEDGTFLLASSNGAKHHTKTIILATGFGTLRSVKLDIPEAGEYEEKSLYYTIRKLDHFKGEHVLISGGGNSAVDWANELESIAEKVTLVYRKPTFSGIESNVTKMMNSSVDVFQPYGLTEVKGENGQVSSAMIKHIDTQKQKEIPIDTIIVNHGFHIDLGPIEQWSMEMDSGSIQVDEQMSTSIPGIFAVGDIASFPGKLNLIAGGFNEGPIAVNNAKLYLSPKAQLETIYSTNYEPLIKED from the coding sequence ATGTCAAACCAACTCGAATTATACGATGTCACAATCATAGGTGGAGGGCCTGTTGGATTGTTTACCGCCTTTTACAGCGGTATGCGGGAGATGAAAACAAAAATCATTGAATATTTACCATTCCTGGGCGGTAAAGTTCCCTATTTCTATCCGGAAAAAGTCATTCGAGATATCGGTGGAATACCTCAACTATCCGGCGAGCAATTAACCGAAAATCTGATTGAACAGGCAAAGACATTTGATCCGACAATTGTTTTAGGAGAACAGGTAACGGAAATGGAGAAACTGGAAGATGGAACCTTTCTGTTAGCAAGTAGTAATGGAGCTAAGCATCATACAAAGACAATTATTTTGGCTACAGGGTTTGGCACATTGAGATCCGTCAAATTAGATATCCCAGAGGCAGGAGAATATGAAGAAAAAAGCCTGTATTACACCATCCGAAAGCTTGATCATTTTAAAGGAGAACATGTGCTTATTTCCGGCGGCGGAAATTCAGCAGTTGATTGGGCGAATGAGCTGGAATCCATTGCAGAAAAAGTTACACTAGTCTACCGTAAGCCAACATTTTCCGGAATAGAAAGCAATGTGACAAAAATGATGAACTCTTCTGTTGACGTTTTTCAGCCATATGGATTAACTGAAGTAAAGGGAGAGAACGGACAGGTTTCCAGTGCTATGATTAAACATATCGATACACAGAAACAAAAAGAAATTCCAATCGATACAATCATTGTAAATCATGGATTTCATATTGATCTAGGACCTATCGAACAGTGGAGCATGGAAATGGATAGTGGTTCTATTCAGGTAGATGAGCAGATGTCTACATCCATCCCCGGTATATTTGCTGTCGGTGATATAGCGAGCTTTCCCGGTAAATTGAATTTAATAGCCGGCGGTTTTAATGAAGGGCCGATTGCTGTTAACAATGCGAAGCTGTATCTATCACCGAAAGCTCAGCTGGAAACGATATACTCTACGAATTATGAACCATTGATAAAAGAGGATTAG
- a CDS encoding FecCD family ABC transporter permease → MLSTINHSSLLKTIINIAAIFALLLSIGLSVSYGATDIELITVWQAIFHFNPDLTTHQVIQELRLPRAFSALLVGAFLAVSGAIMQGMTRNPLASPSIMGVTDGAAFALVIMLAFFPTASNLGLTAASLIGAGLAVTLVFMIGSFSAGGLTPVKLALAGVAIGTMLSSVSSMISLHFQLEKEMGFWLAGGLAGASWTSVQILLIAGIVGMVLALIISKSITVLSLGDDISTGLGQNNLLTKILGIFAVLVLTGAAVSIAGAVGFVGLIIPHITRFIMGTDYRWIIPSAAIFGGLLLVLSDVVARLINAPFETPVGAITSLIGVPFFLYLARGSGGGK, encoded by the coding sequence ATGTTATCAACGATCAATCATTCAAGCCTATTAAAAACAATTATAAATATTGCTGCAATCTTTGCATTACTTCTTTCGATTGGATTATCGGTTTCATACGGTGCTACAGATATTGAGCTCATAACCGTTTGGCAAGCCATCTTCCATTTCAATCCCGATTTAACAACACATCAGGTTATACAGGAATTACGTTTACCGCGGGCATTTTCCGCACTATTAGTAGGTGCGTTTCTAGCAGTTTCTGGTGCGATCATGCAAGGGATGACTCGAAATCCATTGGCTTCCCCATCCATTATGGGTGTTACAGATGGGGCAGCTTTTGCACTTGTGATTATGCTGGCGTTTTTCCCAACGGCCTCAAACTTAGGCTTAACTGCCGCTTCCCTTATTGGTGCTGGGCTGGCAGTAACGCTTGTGTTTATGATAGGTTCGTTTTCTGCAGGTGGATTAACGCCTGTTAAATTGGCGCTGGCAGGTGTTGCAATTGGTACAATGCTAAGTTCAGTATCTTCCATGATTTCCTTGCATTTTCAATTAGAAAAAGAAATGGGCTTTTGGCTGGCAGGCGGACTCGCTGGGGCAAGTTGGACCTCTGTTCAAATTCTCTTGATTGCAGGAATAGTAGGTATGGTCCTAGCATTAATCATCTCTAAATCGATTACAGTACTTAGTCTAGGTGACGACATATCCACCGGGTTAGGTCAAAATAATCTCCTAACAAAAATACTGGGAATCTTCGCCGTACTTGTCTTAACAGGTGCAGCTGTTTCCATTGCCGGAGCAGTTGGTTTTGTCGGACTTATCATACCACATATTACACGCTTTATTATGGGAACGGATTATCGCTGGATCATACCATCAGCAGCCATATTCGGAGGGCTTTTACTTGTGCTATCTGATGTTGTGGCCAGGTTAATCAATGCTCCTTTTGAGACACCGGTAGGGGCCATTACTTCCCTCATTGGCGTTCCTTTCTTCCTTTACTTAGCCCGTGGAAGTGGAGGTGGAAAATAA
- a CDS encoding isochorismate synthase, with protein sequence MIETKEQPIEDLLNKAIEELQSNEDFQLVSVTKKITETNPLRFFEEAKQLHKNRIFWTSTEDDFYVVGIGNAHEITTGADSRFEETEALWNNILAKAIIHNPYKQAGTGITALGGMAFDPQKEQTDLWKKFNPSQFTVPEFMLTKHNNAYYFTINVKVTREDHPAQLATQVNQMESELFRYTANPSNHLNLKEKIEIEPDKWKETVRQAREEIRANKADKIVLAREMRLKFEKQADIATILEKLMDKQANSYIFAFEKGADCFVGATPERLVKLEGDHLLSTCLAGTAPRGKTKEEDVKISQELLHDEKNRQEHDFVVRMIKQAMTHYCTKVDIPEAPVIYPLNNLQHLYTPVTARLKNGYSIFDIIKQLHPTPALGGTPRKESLAFIRDHELLDRGWYGAPIGWLDSNQNGEFAVAIRSGLIQGDEASLFAGGGIVKDSNLEAEYEETMIKFKPMLSVLGE encoded by the coding sequence ATGATTGAAACAAAGGAACAACCAATAGAAGATTTACTAAATAAAGCAATTGAAGAATTGCAATCAAATGAGGATTTTCAACTCGTCAGTGTGACAAAAAAAATAACAGAAACGAATCCGCTTCGTTTTTTTGAAGAGGCTAAGCAGCTTCATAAAAACCGTATTTTCTGGACAAGTACCGAAGATGATTTTTATGTTGTTGGTATTGGCAATGCACATGAAATTACTACAGGCGCTGACTCTCGCTTTGAAGAAACGGAAGCGTTATGGAATAATATATTAGCTAAAGCAATCATTCATAATCCATATAAGCAAGCAGGTACCGGGATTACGGCACTGGGAGGAATGGCATTTGATCCGCAAAAAGAACAAACCGATCTATGGAAAAAATTCAATCCCAGCCAATTTACCGTGCCGGAATTTATGTTAACGAAACATAATAATGCCTATTATTTTACAATCAATGTGAAAGTAACTAGAGAGGACCATCCAGCTCAGCTTGCAACGCAAGTAAATCAAATGGAGTCTGAACTCTTTAGATATACGGCAAATCCTTCTAACCATTTAAATCTAAAAGAAAAAATAGAGATTGAACCAGACAAATGGAAAGAAACTGTCCGGCAGGCAAGAGAAGAAATTCGAGCAAATAAAGCCGATAAAATCGTCCTTGCAAGGGAGATGCGCTTAAAATTCGAAAAGCAAGCAGATATTGCCACCATTTTAGAAAAATTAATGGATAAACAAGCCAACAGTTATATTTTTGCCTTTGAAAAAGGGGCTGATTGCTTCGTTGGCGCAACCCCAGAGCGATTAGTGAAACTTGAAGGGGATCACCTTTTATCGACATGTCTGGCTGGTACTGCACCAAGAGGGAAAACAAAAGAGGAAGATGTAAAAATAAGCCAGGAATTGCTTCATGATGAAAAAAATCGTCAGGAACATGACTTTGTTGTAAGAATGATTAAACAAGCAATGACTCATTATTGCACGAAAGTTGATATACCGGAAGCGCCGGTTATTTACCCACTAAATAATTTACAACATTTGTATACACCGGTAACAGCTCGTCTGAAAAACGGGTATAGCATTTTTGATATTATTAAACAACTTCATCCTACACCTGCACTTGGGGGTACACCGCGCAAGGAATCATTGGCATTTATCAGAGACCATGAGTTACTGGACCGGGGCTGGTACGGCGCGCCTATTGGCTGGTTGGATAGTAATCAAAACGGTGAATTTGCTGTTGCGATCCGTTCCGGGCTTATACAAGGAGATGAAGCCTCATTATTTGCCGGGGGAGGAATTGTCAAAGATTCCAATCTGGAGGCAGAATATGAAGAAACAATGATTAAATTTAAACCAATGCTTTCTGTTCTAGGAGAATAA
- a CDS encoding iron-hydroxamate ABC transporter substrate-binding protein produces MYSNYKSHLIFIVMAFGLLLFISACGDDDSTSEPDTDTSGEVTVDSEMGEVSIPESPSRILAPFHEDAMLALGVTPVAKWSIGEQIQNYLEDDLQDIPSIEWSLPLEQVLSHEPDLIILENNMESYEGTYEDYNEIAPTYVMTEETTKDWRNQIETFGKMLGKENEAETVLNEYEEKVNDASEQLDEALGDETIAAIWATGDQFFLFEEDRHSAEVLYSEVGINAPALVEELGAAETQWNPISLEALSELEADHVFLLAEEGEQGIETLENSSVWQSTPAAENGNIYMINDPSNWTNTGVIAAEQTIDDVLNALGI; encoded by the coding sequence ATGTATTCAAATTATAAATCCCACTTGATTTTTATCGTGATGGCATTTGGGCTGCTACTGTTTATATCCGCATGTGGAGATGATGATTCCACCTCAGAACCTGATACAGATACGAGCGGGGAAGTGACTGTGGATTCTGAAATGGGAGAGGTGAGTATACCAGAAAGTCCAAGCAGAATCCTAGCACCTTTTCATGAAGATGCAATGCTCGCACTTGGTGTTACACCAGTTGCGAAATGGTCGATAGGGGAGCAGATTCAAAACTATTTGGAGGATGATTTGCAGGATATACCGAGTATTGAATGGAGTCTTCCTTTAGAGCAGGTCCTTAGCCATGAACCTGATCTTATTATTTTGGAAAATAATATGGAAAGCTATGAAGGAACCTATGAAGATTACAACGAAATTGCGCCAACTTACGTCATGACCGAAGAAACAACTAAAGACTGGCGTAATCAGATTGAAACCTTTGGCAAAATGCTAGGAAAAGAAAACGAAGCTGAAACAGTATTAAATGAATATGAGGAAAAGGTAAATGATGCCAGCGAACAATTAGATGAAGCTCTTGGGGATGAAACAATTGCTGCAATTTGGGCCACAGGAGATCAATTCTTTTTATTTGAAGAAGACCGGCACAGTGCAGAAGTACTTTATTCTGAAGTGGGAATAAATGCGCCAGCTCTTGTTGAAGAATTAGGTGCTGCAGAAACACAATGGAACCCGATCTCGCTTGAGGCGCTTTCTGAGCTGGAAGCAGATCATGTATTTTTACTGGCTGAAGAAGGAGAGCAGGGTATAGAAACCTTGGAAAATAGTTCCGTATGGCAAAGTACACCTGCAGCTGAAAACGGAAATATTTACATGATCAACGATCCAAGTAATTGGACAAATACGGGAGTAATTGCTGCTGAGCAAACGATTGACGATGTTTTAAATGCGTTGGGTATTTAA
- a CDS encoding hotdog fold thioesterase: MTLENTLIEALGIEVVSLDKNLVVLSMPVDKRTHQPAGFLHGGASAALAETAASIGANAHVDTQESSIFGIEINANHIKSKRDGVVTAKATPLHTGKTTMVWDIKIIDELGYLISVSRCTIGVVPRRK, encoded by the coding sequence ATGACATTAGAAAACACGCTAATAGAAGCACTCGGAATTGAAGTAGTATCCCTGGATAAAAATTTGGTTGTCCTGAGTATGCCTGTTGATAAGCGAACACATCAACCAGCGGGGTTTTTGCATGGTGGTGCAAGTGCAGCCCTCGCAGAGACCGCTGCCAGCATCGGTGCAAATGCACATGTCGACACGCAAGAATCAAGTATATTCGGCATCGAAATTAACGCAAATCATATAAAAAGCAAACGGGACGGTGTCGTAACAGCGAAGGCTACCCCGCTTCATACAGGTAAAACAACAATGGTATGGGATATAAAAATAATAGATGAACTTGGGTATCTTATATCAGTATCAAGATGTACGATAGGAGTCGTTCCAAGACGGAAATAA
- a CDS encoding FecCD family ABC transporter permease produces the protein MITNAQNAKRKKFLWIIALLITLLIIMFFISLRTGVIQIAPGEVLQTFMNNGTDRQELVLFDFRLPGILLALLIGAGLAVSGVILQGVTQNELADPGILGINTGAGLAVVLFLFFFQDSLDTSGSLSIFMMPIFALIGAMGAALLIYVLAWKQGVNPIRLILVGIGVNAGFSAFLVIFQLQMDPQDFRQATVWLSGDIWNASWTFVVALLPWILILIPIALHKANALNVLSLGDEVASGLGSNVEKERRLLLLIAVALAGASVAAGGGIAFLGLVVPHIARKIIGPLHQYIIPISTLIGALLLMVADTIGKNILAPTEIPVGIIVSILSAPYFIYLLMKTK, from the coding sequence ATGATTACAAATGCGCAAAACGCGAAACGAAAAAAATTTCTATGGATTATTGCATTGTTAATCACGCTTTTGATCATCATGTTTTTTATTAGTTTACGTACCGGTGTCATCCAAATTGCACCAGGTGAAGTTTTACAAACATTTATGAATAATGGGACGGATCGACAGGAACTTGTCCTGTTTGATTTTCGCTTACCAGGCATCCTGTTAGCATTATTAATAGGTGCAGGGCTTGCTGTATCTGGCGTTATCTTGCAGGGAGTCACCCAAAACGAACTTGCTGATCCGGGAATTTTGGGGATAAATACAGGTGCAGGGCTGGCTGTCGTGTTATTTTTATTCTTTTTCCAGGATAGCCTTGATACATCAGGGTCACTTTCTATTTTCATGATGCCTATCTTTGCATTAATAGGAGCAATGGGTGCGGCGCTGTTAATTTATGTATTGGCATGGAAACAAGGTGTTAATCCAATTCGACTCATTTTAGTAGGTATTGGTGTCAATGCAGGGTTTAGTGCTTTCCTTGTTATTTTCCAATTACAGATGGATCCACAGGATTTCAGACAAGCTACGGTTTGGCTGTCCGGGGATATATGGAATGCGAGCTGGACCTTTGTGGTAGCCTTATTACCTTGGATACTTATACTTATACCGATTGCACTGCATAAGGCAAACGCGTTAAATGTATTGAGCTTAGGGGATGAAGTAGCCTCAGGCTTAGGATCAAATGTAGAAAAAGAACGACGTTTATTGCTGCTGATTGCAGTTGCACTAGCAGGAGCATCAGTAGCAGCTGGCGGTGGAATTGCCTTTTTAGGACTAGTAGTTCCACACATCGCACGAAAAATAATTGGACCACTGCATCAGTATATTATCCCAATCTCGACACTGATTGGAGCATTACTCTTAATGGTGGCTGATACAATCGGCAAAAACATACTGGCTCCAACGGAAATCCCTGTTGGAATCATTGTATCTATCTTAAGTGCACCATACTTTATCTATTTATTGATGAAAACAAAGTAA
- a CDS encoding ECF transporter S component → MQTKGEQSSKLLKLIILALLGTISLVLFFLNFPLPFLPAYLKIDFSDVPALIAGFIFSPVAGVIVVAIKNVLYLLVSGAGDPIGVAANFLAGLMFVVPVSMLYHKFKGVKSVVSGLVTGTIVMAVGMSVLNYFFVLPAYAWFMGWEMTEQVKWISVIAGVLPFNIIKGVVIGLLFVPLFVKMRSWIEQQQAKLV, encoded by the coding sequence ATGCAAACGAAAGGTGAGCAGTCATCAAAGCTTTTAAAACTTATTATTCTAGCATTACTGGGGACCATTTCACTCGTACTGTTTTTCTTGAATTTCCCTTTACCATTTTTACCTGCTTATTTAAAAATTGATTTTAGTGATGTACCAGCATTAATTGCGGGATTCATATTTTCACCAGTGGCTGGTGTTATTGTCGTAGCTATTAAGAATGTTCTTTACTTACTTGTTTCCGGAGCTGGTGATCCGATAGGGGTTGCTGCAAATTTCTTAGCAGGTCTTATGTTTGTTGTACCTGTCTCCATGCTTTATCACAAATTCAAAGGTGTAAAAAGTGTCGTTTCGGGATTGGTAACCGGGACAATTGTTATGGCTGTTGGGATGAGCGTATTAAATTACTTTTTCGTTTTACCGGCATATGCATGGTTCATGGGCTGGGAGATGACAGAACAGGTAAAATGGATATCCGTCATTGCAGGTGTTCTGCCATTTAATATTATAAAAGGCGTTGTTATAGGGTTGCTTTTTGTTCCCTTATTTGTGAAAATGCGAAGTTGGATAGAACAACAGCAAGCGAAGTTGGTATAG
- a CDS encoding trans-sulfuration enzyme family protein: protein MTTNFDTRAVHLSNKEKKSFTSKVTPIYQTSAFKFTDLDDIEDFFNGKNDYLYTRVGNPNPDELGEAIAQLEAAPHGVATSSGLSAILAGILSVAKHGDHIVASKDIYGGTYELLANELPDFGVEVTFVDFTSQKAISESIKSTTTLIYSESITNPLLRVEDLSALVTIAKNHNLYTMIDNTFATPYFCTPFEEGADLVVHSATKYIGGHSDVTAGVLVGRGDLIAKAKSKVVNLGSNLSPFEAWLACRGLKTLSVRMERHAKNAQSLASALKENKAVKKVYYPENVSSKGNGAIVTIDITGKCNVVDFFKSLDWIKIVPTLAGVETSVSYPLFTSHRAVPEASRKELGITEGLVRISVGIEDVADIIAAFEHALKESVLS from the coding sequence ATGACAACAAATTTTGACACGCGGGCAGTTCATCTATCCAATAAAGAAAAGAAATCATTTACAAGTAAGGTAACTCCAATCTATCAGACCTCTGCCTTCAAGTTTACCGATCTTGATGACATAGAAGATTTTTTTAACGGGAAGAATGATTATTTGTACACCCGGGTTGGTAATCCAAATCCGGATGAATTAGGCGAAGCAATTGCACAGTTGGAAGCCGCCCCGCATGGTGTGGCGACTTCTTCAGGATTGTCGGCGATTTTAGCAGGAATATTGAGTGTCGCGAAACATGGTGACCATATTGTTGCATCTAAGGATATCTATGGAGGTACATATGAATTGTTAGCAAATGAATTGCCGGATTTTGGGGTTGAGGTTACATTTGTTGATTTTACTAGCCAGAAAGCAATTTCTGAAAGTATTAAATCTACCACTACACTGATTTATTCGGAGTCTATAACGAACCCATTACTGCGTGTGGAAGATTTGTCTGCACTAGTTACTATTGCGAAGAACCACAATCTTTACACAATGATTGACAATACATTCGCAACCCCTTATTTCTGTACGCCATTTGAAGAGGGCGCTGATTTGGTTGTGCATAGTGCAACGAAATACATTGGCGGGCATAGTGATGTTACTGCAGGCGTGCTAGTCGGTAGGGGAGACCTGATTGCTAAAGCGAAATCAAAAGTAGTTAATTTAGGCAGTAATTTGAGTCCTTTTGAAGCATGGCTTGCTTGCCGTGGGTTAAAGACTTTAAGCGTAAGAATGGAGCGTCATGCCAAGAACGCTCAGAGCCTAGCCAGTGCATTAAAAGAAAACAAAGCTGTAAAAAAAGTTTATTATCCCGAGAATGTGTCATCGAAAGGAAACGGAGCGATCGTCACAATTGATATCACCGGGAAATGTAATGTAGTTGATTTTTTCAAATCGTTAGACTGGATAAAAATAGTTCCTACGTTGGCAGGTGTGGAGACATCTGTTTCATATCCACTATTCACTTCGCATCGTGCTGTTCCTGAAGCTTCCAGGAAGGAGCTTGGCATCACAGAAGGGCTAGTACGGATTTCGGTAGGAATAGAGGATGTAGCAGATATTATCGCCGCCTTTGAACATGCATTAAAGGAATCTGTTCTGTCATAG
- a CDS encoding AMP-binding enzyme has protein sequence MVTRGYFNKQEATEKALSNGWLATGDLGYLDVDGFLYVADRRNDLIISGGENIYPSEVESVLSGMGQIKEVGVVGKKDDTWGQTPLAFIVKNSAVTEEEVFDYAAKYLAKYKIPKQIYFIDQLPRNASNKLVRESLLKLEKMVNRKERTK, from the coding sequence ATGGTGACGAGAGGGTATTTTAATAAACAAGAAGCAACTGAGAAAGCACTGTCAAATGGCTGGCTGGCTACAGGAGATCTAGGTTACCTTGATGTGGATGGTTTTTTATATGTAGCTGACCGAAGAAATGACTTAATAATTTCCGGTGGGGAAAATATTTATCCATCTGAAGTGGAAAGTGTACTATCAGGAATGGGGCAAATCAAAGAAGTTGGTGTCGTTGGAAAAAAAGATGATACATGGGGTCAGACCCCCCTGGCGTTTATCGTGAAAAATAGTGCCGTAACTGAAGAAGAGGTCTTCGATTATGCGGCGAAATATTTGGCTAAATATAAAATTCCGAAGCAAATCTATTTTATCGATCAGCTACCAAGAAACGCTTCCAATAAATTGGTTAGGGAAAGTTTGTTGAAGTTGGAAAAAATGGTAAATAGAAAAGAACGCACCAAGTGA
- the menB gene encoding 1,4-dihydroxy-2-naphthoyl-CoA synthase, whose product MAVQWEQVKEYEEIIYEKQDGIAKVTMNRPEKRNAFTPLTVNEMIDAFADARDDSSIGVIILAGAGDKAFCSGGDQSVRGHGGYVGEDQVPRLNVLDLQRLIRTIPKPVVAMVSGYAIGGGHVLHVVCDLTIAADNAVFGQTGPKVGSFDAGYGAGLLARMVGHKRAREIWYLCRQYSAEEAYDMGLVNTVVPLDKLEEETLQWCEEMLEKSPTALRFLKASFNADTDGLAGLQQMGGDATLLYYTTDEAKEGRDAFKEKRKPDFKQFPRFP is encoded by the coding sequence ATGGCAGTACAATGGGAGCAAGTAAAAGAGTATGAGGAAATTATTTATGAAAAACAGGACGGAATTGCAAAGGTGACGATGAACCGTCCGGAAAAGCGTAATGCATTTACACCACTGACAGTAAATGAAATGATTGATGCTTTTGCTGACGCACGTGACGATTCATCTATTGGTGTCATTATTTTAGCCGGAGCTGGAGATAAAGCATTTTGTTCTGGTGGTGACCAGTCAGTTCGTGGACATGGTGGCTATGTTGGGGAGGATCAGGTTCCTCGTTTAAATGTGCTTGACTTACAACGCTTAATCCGCACCATACCGAAACCTGTTGTAGCAATGGTTTCCGGTTATGCTATCGGCGGCGGACATGTATTGCATGTTGTTTGTGATTTAACAATCGCAGCAGATAATGCCGTATTTGGTCAAACGGGTCCTAAAGTAGGAAGTTTTGATGCAGGGTATGGTGCTGGATTATTGGCACGCATGGTTGGCCATAAACGTGCTCGTGAAATTTGGTACCTCTGCCGTCAATACAGTGCAGAAGAAGCATATGATATGGGATTGGTAAATACAGTTGTTCCACTGGATAAATTAGAAGAAGAGACCTTGCAATGGTGTGAGGAAATGTTGGAAAAATCACCAACTGCACTACGCTTCCTGAAAGCATCGTTCAATGCAGATACGGATGGACTAGCCGGCCTGCAGCAAATGGGTGGAGATGCAACACTTCTTTATTATACAACTGATGAAGCAAAAGAAGGAAGAGACGCTTTTAAAGAAAAAAGAAAACCGGATTTCAAGCAGTTTCCACGCTTTCCGTGA